Proteins encoded in a region of the Leifsonia sp. PS1209 genome:
- a CDS encoding carbohydrate ABC transporter permease, translating into MSTTTAETTGGRIQWLRFSALLLIAALVLVPLAAVIFLSLQPAFGSSTQGLTLDNYATVFSETGVAAWLGNSVLVALITVVVAIVVAAPAGYVLSRGRGRLVSGYSLGLFVIQSLPVITSIIPLFILFANLGLVDSLGGIIILYVGGTLAVATWMMAAYFDSIPMALEEAAWMDGCSVFTGFLRIVLRNSLPGILSTAIFSFLLSWNDYLVAVIFLRSEQNYTLPIGLQTFFQQNATDWGPVMTVAVVMMVPPILIFAFLNRYFSVGGIGGSLAGR; encoded by the coding sequence GTGAGCACCACCACCGCCGAGACGACAGGAGGGCGCATCCAGTGGCTGCGGTTCTCCGCCCTGCTCCTGATCGCCGCTCTCGTGCTCGTTCCGCTCGCCGCCGTGATCTTCCTCTCCCTGCAGCCGGCCTTCGGCAGCAGCACGCAGGGACTCACCCTCGACAACTACGCGACGGTGTTCTCGGAAACCGGGGTCGCCGCCTGGCTGGGCAACAGCGTCCTGGTCGCTCTCATCACCGTCGTCGTCGCGATCGTGGTCGCCGCCCCTGCCGGATACGTCCTGTCTCGCGGACGCGGGCGCCTGGTCTCCGGATACTCGCTCGGCCTGTTCGTGATCCAGTCGCTGCCGGTGATCACCTCGATCATCCCGCTGTTCATCCTGTTCGCGAACCTGGGGCTGGTGGACAGCCTCGGCGGCATCATCATCCTGTACGTGGGCGGCACCCTGGCGGTGGCGACCTGGATGATGGCGGCGTACTTCGACTCCATCCCGATGGCGCTCGAGGAGGCGGCCTGGATGGACGGCTGTTCGGTTTTCACCGGGTTCCTCCGGATCGTCCTCCGCAACTCGCTCCCCGGCATCCTGTCGACGGCGATCTTCTCGTTCCTGCTCTCCTGGAACGACTACCTCGTCGCGGTGATCTTCCTCCGCTCCGAACAGAACTACACACTGCCGATCGGCCTGCAGACCTTCTTCCAGCAGAACGCGACGGACTGGGGGCCGGTGATGACGGTGGCGGTCGTGATGATGGTGCCGCCCATCCTGATCTTCGCCTTCCTGAACCGCTACTTCAGCGTCGGAGGCATCGGCGGGTCGCTGGCGGGTCGCTGA
- a CDS encoding extracellular solute-binding protein, whose amino-acid sequence MPGFDTPLTVSRRGLLAGAGGVAVLAALAACAPAGGGGGGSGAIKFWNMPWGNTQFTPLDKKITLGYKPKSGLPSASYQAVQWANFTTTFASAVASNTGPAVSSGSGTQAFQFSQQNRIAYADHLLESWKSNGMYDDFLPGLLDTMKTSRGYVALPYNLDMRALWYRKSLLEKAGVEPPTDWQSYLDVCEALKKIGIFGYGIAAGAQGNGAQGIVGLMINNGGGLFDHDQKPNCVTPQNIQALEFIVEMVKKGYMDPGSVSYSSSNAQAQWKNDKFAMGFEAPSLAQILGGTVQDDMRVGDPLVSANGTKGALYFPNNIMMYKNTPSQKGSEAFLTYYYQNMKQLWTTSTGAGLPVLRSIAETPEFRADANAAKMVDVWQPVCKTWAAPGNDALFPNVALVDSTPAMSTFAQSILSLKVTPKDALSTLQKAITAGMK is encoded by the coding sequence ATGCCCGGGTTCGACACCCCCCTGACGGTCTCCCGCCGCGGACTGCTCGCCGGCGCCGGAGGAGTCGCCGTTCTCGCCGCGCTCGCGGCGTGCGCACCGGCCGGTGGAGGCGGAGGTGGTTCGGGAGCGATCAAGTTCTGGAACATGCCGTGGGGGAACACCCAGTTCACTCCGCTCGACAAGAAGATCACCCTCGGATACAAGCCGAAGAGCGGGCTCCCCTCCGCAAGCTACCAGGCCGTGCAGTGGGCGAACTTCACCACCACGTTCGCCTCGGCGGTCGCATCCAACACGGGCCCGGCGGTCAGCAGCGGAAGCGGAACGCAGGCGTTCCAGTTCTCGCAGCAGAACCGGATCGCGTACGCGGACCACCTGCTCGAGTCGTGGAAGTCGAACGGCATGTACGACGACTTCCTCCCCGGCCTCCTCGACACGATGAAGACGTCGCGCGGGTACGTCGCCCTCCCGTACAACCTCGACATGCGCGCCCTCTGGTACCGCAAGTCGCTGCTCGAGAAGGCCGGCGTCGAGCCGCCCACCGACTGGCAGTCGTACCTGGACGTCTGCGAGGCGCTCAAGAAGATCGGCATCTTCGGCTACGGGATCGCGGCCGGCGCACAGGGCAACGGCGCGCAGGGCATCGTCGGGCTGATGATCAACAACGGCGGAGGGCTCTTCGACCACGACCAGAAGCCGAACTGCGTGACGCCGCAGAACATCCAGGCGCTCGAGTTCATCGTCGAAATGGTGAAGAAGGGCTACATGGACCCCGGCAGCGTGAGCTACTCCAGCAGCAACGCGCAGGCGCAGTGGAAGAACGACAAGTTCGCGATGGGGTTCGAGGCGCCGTCCCTCGCCCAGATCCTCGGCGGGACGGTCCAGGACGACATGAGAGTCGGCGACCCGCTGGTCAGCGCGAACGGCACCAAGGGCGCGCTCTACTTCCCGAACAACATCATGATGTACAAGAACACCCCCAGCCAGAAGGGCTCCGAGGCGTTCCTGACCTACTACTACCAGAACATGAAGCAGCTCTGGACGACGAGCACCGGAGCCGGCCTCCCCGTGCTGCGCTCGATCGCCGAGACCCCGGAGTTCCGCGCGGATGCGAACGCGGCCAAGATGGTCGATGTCTGGCAGCCCGTCTGCAAGACGTGGGCCGCCCCGGGGAACGACGCGCTCTTCCCCAACGTCGCCCTCGTGGACAGCACCCCGGCCATGTCGACGTTCGCGCAGAGCATCCTCTCGCTCAAGGTCACTCCGAAGGATGCGCTCAGCACCCTGCAGAAGGCCATCACCGCCGGGATGAAGTGA
- a CDS encoding sugar ABC transporter permease, which yields MSTETLRRSVDRARSGVGSSGRGRPPGAGRPRRRFSVSWTLLLFALPSLILLVLLNAYPVVYAALQSLRNGDLIDAGEFVGLANYVTVLQSPEFWRAAQFTVVFTIVGVFGSWAIGLALALLLRPRTPGGGIFKVLLLLPWVVPIVVSAMSWNWLVATPQSPLPMLTKALGLGDTLFLADPTLAQITVCIFKVWISFPFMMMMMSSALASVDANVYEASRVDGAGPWQTFRHITLPMISRSTFISWILMTIFCVNDFPTVFLLTGGGPLQSTQTLVVLAYSTVFQNFQTGPGVAIAFLMTLVLVVISVFLYRRIRKVDIS from the coding sequence ATGTCCACCGAAACTCTGCGGCGATCCGTCGACAGGGCGCGCAGCGGGGTCGGCTCGTCCGGCCGTGGCCGCCCGCCAGGCGCCGGACGTCCCCGCCGCCGCTTCAGCGTCTCCTGGACGCTGCTGCTGTTCGCGCTCCCCTCGCTCATCCTGCTCGTCCTGCTGAACGCCTATCCCGTGGTCTACGCCGCCCTGCAGTCTCTGCGGAACGGCGACCTCATCGACGCGGGCGAGTTCGTCGGCCTGGCCAACTACGTCACGGTGCTGCAGTCGCCCGAGTTCTGGCGGGCGGCGCAGTTCACGGTGGTCTTCACGATCGTCGGCGTCTTCGGCAGCTGGGCGATCGGACTCGCGCTCGCCCTGCTGCTCCGGCCGCGCACCCCGGGCGGCGGCATCTTCAAGGTGCTGCTCCTGCTCCCCTGGGTCGTGCCGATCGTCGTCTCCGCGATGTCCTGGAACTGGCTCGTCGCGACGCCGCAGAGCCCCCTGCCGATGCTGACCAAAGCGCTCGGTCTCGGCGACACCCTGTTCCTCGCCGACCCGACGCTCGCGCAGATCACCGTGTGCATCTTCAAGGTGTGGATCAGCTTCCCGTTCATGATGATGATGATGAGCTCGGCGCTCGCGTCGGTGGACGCCAACGTCTATGAGGCGTCCCGGGTGGATGGCGCAGGGCCCTGGCAGACGTTCCGCCACATCACGCTGCCGATGATCTCGCGCTCCACCTTCATCAGCTGGATCCTGATGACCATCTTCTGCGTCAACGACTTCCCCACGGTCTTCCTCCTCACCGGGGGCGGCCCGCTGCAGTCGACGCAGACGCTCGTCGTGCTCGCGTATTCGACGGTCTTCCAGAACTTCCAGACCGGGCCGGGGGTGGCCATCGCCTTCCTGATGACGCTCGTGCTCGTCGTGATCTCCGTGTTCCTCTACCGACGGATTCGAAAGGTCGACATCTCGTGA